Below is a genomic region from Actinomycetota bacterium.
GCTGTGGCGACGGCGTCGCCGAACAGCGCCCGGGCCCCGCGGACGTCCAGGAACGCCTCGTCGAGGGCGAGCGGCTCGACCAGCGGGGTGAGGCTCTGGAAGATCCGCATGACCGTGGCCGAGTGGCGCCGGTAGGCGGCGAAGTCGGGCGGGACGGCCACCGCCTGCGGGCACAGGCGGCGGGCCCTGGCCATCGGCATGGCGTTGCGGCAGCCGAACGCCCTGGCCTCGTACGAGGCCGAGGTGACGACCCCGCGGGCGCCGGTGCCGCCGACCAGCAGGGGACGGCCGCGCAGGGACGGGTCCTTGAGCACCTCGACGCTGGCGTAGAAGGCGTCCAGGTCGGCGTGGAGGATCCCCAGGCCGTCGGCCTCGCCCGGCTCCAGCGGCCGGCCTCCGGCGATCACCTCGCCGGTCGGCCGCGTTCCCTGATTCACCTGGCCACTCCCGGGACACCCCCCTGGAAGGTGCATCCGACTAGGATGCTCACATCGAAGAAGCATGCATGACCACCGTGACGACCCCCAGAGGAACCTCCAGCCAGGTGACCGAGGCCGCCCAGCCCGTGCCGGCGTCCCCCCTGGACGCCGAGGATCTGCGCGCCCGGGTCGACCGGGCCCTGGCCGCCCTGCTCGCCCAGGAGCTGTCGGCCCTCGGCTTCCTCGGTGACGACGCCGGCCCCGTCACCGACGCCCTGACCCGGTTCGCCCTCGCCGGCGGCAAGCGGCTGCGGCCGGCCTTCGTGTACTGGGGGTACCGGGGCGCCGGAGGCGCCGCCGGCGGCCCCGAGGCCGAGGCCACCGTCAAGGCCGCCTGCTCGGTCGAGCTGCTGCACGTCTGCGCCCTCATCCACGACGACATCATGGACGGCTCCGAGGTCCGGCGCGGCCGCCCGGCCATGCACGTCGGCTTCGCCGGCCTCCACCGCGGCCTCGGCTGGCGGGGCGACCCGGCCGCCTTCGGCGAGGGCGCGGCCATGCTCATGGGCGACCTGGCCTTCACCTGGGCCGACGTGGCCCTGGCCGAGGCCGGCCTGCCCGACGACCGCCTGGCCGCCGCCCTGCGGGTCTTCAACCGGCTGCGCTCGGAGCTGATGGGCGGCCAGTACCTGGACCTGGTCGAGGCCCGCCGGGGCGCCCCCGACGAGGCCGCCGTCCGCCGGGTCCTGACCTACAAGTCGGGCAAGTACACCATCGAGCGGCCGCTGCACCTGGGCCTGGCCCTGGCCGCCGGCCCGCCCGCCCTGGCCGCCGGCTACTCGGCCTACGGGCTGCCCCTGGGCGAGGCCTTCCAGCTCCGGGACGACATCCTCGGGGTGTTCGGGTCCCCGGAGGTGACCGGCAAGCCGGCCGGGGACGACCTGCGCGAGGGCAAGGAGACCTACCTGGTCATGCAGGCCCGCCGGCTCGCCGGCCGGGCCGGCCGGGCCCTGCTGGAGGGGGCCCTCGGCAACGCCAAGCTGTCCGAGGACGAGGTCGCCGAGCTGCGCCGGCTGATCGCCGGCTGCGGCGCCGTGGACGCCACCGAGGCCCGCATCGGCGAGCTCCTGGCCGAGGCCAAGGCGGCGCTGGCC
It encodes:
- a CDS encoding polyprenyl synthetase family protein gives rise to the protein MTTVTTPRGTSSQVTEAAQPVPASPLDAEDLRARVDRALAALLAQELSALGFLGDDAGPVTDALTRFALAGGKRLRPAFVYWGYRGAGGAAGGPEAEATVKAACSVELLHVCALIHDDIMDGSEVRRGRPAMHVGFAGLHRGLGWRGDPAAFGEGAAMLMGDLAFTWADVALAEAGLPDDRLAAALRVFNRLRSELMGGQYLDLVEARRGAPDEAAVRRVLTYKSGKYTIERPLHLGLALAAGPPALAAGYSAYGLPLGEAFQLRDDILGVFGSPEVTGKPAGDDLREGKETYLVMQARRLAGRAGRALLEGALGNAKLSEDEVAELRRLIAGCGAVDATEARIGELLAEAKAALAAADGIDEAARGTLAALADHVTDRSA